The region AGAATGCAGCCGAGGCCATTGAAGGACGTGAGGGTGACGACCTTGCCGCGGGCCGTATCAATGTCTCGCTGTCGGAAGTTTCCGACCGGGTCGTGATCGACGTAGCAGACAATGGCGTCGGGTTGCCCGAGGAAAACCGGCAGAGACTGCTGGAGCCTTATATGACGACGCGCGAAAAGGGGACCGGTCTTGGTCTTGCCATCGTGCGAAAGATACTTGAAGACCACGGCGGGAGCATCGAATTGCTTGATGCGCCGGATGCAGGTCTGGGAGAGAGCGGCACGCTTGTTCGTCTGACCTTGGCGGTCAGTTCGACGGATGCCGAAGACGACAAGAACGAAAAGACAGTGACCGAAAATGGCGTATGACATTCTTGTAGTTGATGACGAAACTGATATTCGCGAGTTGATTGCCGGTATTCTCGATGACGAGGGTTATGGCACCCGAACGGCGCGCGACAGCGATAGTGCGATCGCGGCGATCAAGGATCGACGTCCTTCGCTCGTGGTGCTGGACATTTGGCTGCAGGGAAGCCGCCTTGACGGATTGGGCGTGCTGGACGTGATCAAGCAGACAGACCCGGACTTGCCCGTCGTCATCATTTCTGGTCATGGCAACATCGAGACGGCGGTCTCGGCGATCAAGCGCGGCGCGTATGACTATATTGAAAAGCCCTTCAAGACCGATCGGCTGATTCATATCGTTGATCGTGCCCTTGAGGCCTCAAGTCTGAAGCGTGAGGTCAGGGAACTTCGCCAACGCAGCGGTGAAGCGACCGGAATCATTGGCGATTCAAGTGCAGCAAACCAGTTGCGTCAGACGATCCAGAAAGTTGCTGGAACCAACAGCCGCATCATGATCACTGGGCCGTCCGGATCAGGCAAAGAGCTGACCGCCCGGATGATCCATGATCTTTCACCACGCGCAAAGAGCCCGTTTGTCGTCTTGAACGCGGCAACGATCACTCCCGAGCGCATGGAAGAAGAGCTTTTCGGCGTTGAGGACGGAAGCGGCAGCCTTCGCAAGGTCGGCGCCATGGAAGAGGCGCACGGCGGTACGCTTTACCTCGATGAGGTTGGCGACATGCCGGCCGAGACCCAGAGCAAAATTTTAAGGGTGCTGGTCGATCAGAGTTTCACACGGGTCGGCGGGGCTACCAAGGTTCAGGTTGATATCCGGATCCTGTCCTCGACGGCCAAGAACCTTGAGGAACATATTTCTGCAGGTCTCTTCCGTCAGGATCTTTATCACAGGCTCGGCGTGGTGCCCCTGCGCGTGCCGGGACTGGCTGAAAGGCGGGAAGATGTTCCAGTGCTCGTGGCTCATTTCATGGAGCAGATCTCGACCGCGTCGGGCATTCCGCTGCGACCGATCGGCGATGACGCCATGGCGGTGCTACAGACGCACGACTGGCCGGGAAATGTGCGCCAGCTCAAGAACAACGTTGAGCGCCTGTTGATTCTCGCCAGGGGCGAGCCGGACAGTGTGATCACGGCAGATCTTCTGCCGGCAGAAGTCGGAGCAACCCTGCCAAACCTGCCGACCACAGGCGGGGGAGAACACCTTATGTCGGTTCCGCTTCGTGAAGCACGCGAGATTTTCGAACGCGACTATTTGCAGGCGCAGATCAAGCGGTTTGACGGCAATATCTCGCGAACGGCAGAGTTTGTTGGCATGGAGCGGTCTGCACTGCACCGAAAACTGAAGACCCTGGGGCTGTCCTAATCATCAGTCTCTGGTATTTGAGGCGTTGAACAAGCGGGTATGGGAAGACCAACATGAAAGTCGTCATTTGTGGAGCCGGCCAGGTCGGTTACGGCATTGCGGAGCGCCTCGCAGCCGAACAGAACGACGTCTCGGTCATCGACTCTTCTCCCAAGTTGATCAACGCGATAGGTGATCAGCTGGATGTCCGCGGGTTTGTGGGTCATGGCGCCCATCCCGATGTTCTGGCCCAGGCCGGCGCCGAAGAAGCCGACATGATCATAGCGGTGACCCTCTATGACGAAGTCAACATGGTCGCCTGCCAGGTCGCGCATTCCCTGTTCAATGTCCCGACCAAGGTTGCGCGTATCCGCGCGCAAAGCTACTTGCAGGGCCGCTGGCAAAACCTGTTTTCCCGCGAAAACATGCCAATCGACGTGATCATCTCACCTGAGATTGAAGTCGGTGAAATGGTTCTGCGTCGGCTTGCCTTGCCCGGTGCAGTGGAGACTGTACGTTTCGCGGATGATCAGATCGTAACGGTCGGGATCATGTGTGAAGAGGATTGCCCGGTTATCGATACACCGCTGCGGCAGCTGACCGAGCTCTTTCCGGACCTCGGCGCTGTTGTTGTTGGCGTTTATCGAAACAACAAGCTTTTCGTTCCCAAGAGTTCAGATTCCCTACTTGTCGGAGACCTTGCCTATGTGGTGGCGCGCAGGGACCAGGTTCGCAGAACTCTGGGCATTTTCGGACATGAAGAGCCAGAAGCCAGCCGCGTCGTCATCGCTGGTGGCGGCAACATTGGTCTCTACGTTGCCCGGGCGCTTGAAAAACGTCAGAGCAATACGCGGATCAAGCTAATCGAGGCGTCCCGGGAGCGGGCAGTGGGCATCGCCGATGAGCTGAAACGGTCGGTCATCCTGCACGGAAGTGCGCTCGATCAGGGCATCCTTGATGAGGCAGATGTGGGTGCAGCCGATACGATGGTGGCGCTGACGAATGAGGATGAGGTCAACATCCTATCGTCGGTTATGGCCAAAAAGCTGGGTTGTCGGCGGAATCTGTCGCTTCTGAACAATCCAAGCTATCCGGCCTTTGCTCAAGCTCTCGGAATTGACGCCTTCATCAATCCACGTGCCGTGACGATTTCCAAGATCTTGCAACATGTACGCCGTGGCCGGATCAGGGGCGTTCATTCGCTTCAGAACGGTGCTGCTGAAGTGGTTGAAGCGGAAGCGCTGGACACATCGCCTTTGGTCGGCAGGCCTTTGCGGGAAATCGATCTGCCTTCCGGCATTCGGGTTGGCGCAGTCTTTCGTGATGGAAAGGTCCTGACCCCCAATGGTGACCTTCAGATCATTTCTCAGGACCGGATCGTGATCTTTGCGGTGGCCTCGAGGGTCCGCCAGGTCGAGCAGATGTTCCGGGTCAGCCTCGAATTCTTCTAAGTGGGCAGATTTGCCCAGAACTTGGCCTTGCGTTGGCTCGCAAGACGGTTCATGCATTGGCTATCTTGTTGCTGTCATTCAGTTCCTCCCGTTCCGCATGCGACGGGAGTTTTTCGCGTTCACAAGGAAGAGTCATGAGCAGGATCGCATACGTTAACGGTCAGTACGTTCCCCATAAGGACGCAGCCGTCCATGTTGAGGATCGCGGCTATCAGTTTGCCGATGGCGTATACGAAGTCTGTGAAGTCTGGCGCAATACGATCGTGGACATGCCGCGGCATATCGATCGTCTTGATCGTTCCTTGAAAGAGCTCAGCATTGGCTGGCCGATGGCCCGATCAGCGCTGGAATTTGTGCTCCGCGAAGTCGTGCGTAGAAACCGTGTTCATGACGGCATTGTATACATTCAGGTGACCCGTGGTGTCTCCCGCCGCGATCATTTCTTCCCGGGCGAAGATGTTGTGCCGTCGGTCGTCGTGACCGCTCGTGCCACAAGTCCTCGGGCGGGCGACGCCGCTGCCGAAAAAGGCATTTCGGTCATTACGTACCCGGAAAATCGCTGGCCGCGGGTAGATATCAAGACAGTCGCACTGCTTCCGAACGTCCTGGCAAAACAGGCTGCGAAAGAACAGGGCAGCAAGGAAGCCTGGTATTTCGATTGCGAAAACAACGTAACCGAAGGCGGCTCGACGAATGCATGGATCGTCACGAAGGATGGAACACTTGTAACGCGCCCTGCAGAAAGTGGTATTCTTCGAGGTATTACGCGTGCTGTTGTGCTTGAGCTTGTCGAGCGCGAGGGCATTTCCTTCGAGGAACGCCCGTTTTCTGTGGAAGAAGCCAAGGAAGCGCGTGAGGCTTTCGTGACTGCAGCGTCTACTCTTGTCATGCCGGTTGTAAAAATCGATGATACGATTTTGGGCAACGGGCATCCAGGTTCGGTTGCAACGCGATTGCGTGAACTGTTCCATACTGCTACTGATTTTCTGGCAGTGTAAGAAACAGCTATGTTTAGCTGTGTGGAGTTTGGAAAATAGACGAGAGTCTGGTGCGGGCAGGGCTTCAATTGCACCGGTTGTCGTACAAGATAGACAGGCCGTTTCGGGGCGGCAGCGTTTGTGTTTAGGGCCCCACTCAACGGCAGCAATTGAAAAACACCGGATGCCCGGCCGCATCCGGCGGAAACAGGATAAAAAAACTGATGGCTGATCGCGCACAGAACCTTCAAGACACTTTCCTGAACCATGTCCGGAAACAAAAGACGCCTCTGACAATCTTCCTCATCAATGGGGTCAAGCTTCAGGGCGTTGTGACCTGGTTTGACAATTTCTGCGTTCTTTTGCGCCGTGATGGGCATTCCCAGCTTGTCTACAAACATGCCATCTCGACGATCATGCCCAACGGACCTGTTCAATTGTTTGAACCAGGCGAAGAGACGGGCGAAAAGGCAGGCAGCTGATTGGAACGCAAGTCTCGCGAGGACGGCAGTACTCCATCCAAGAGCGGCGACGATCACGGTGTTGACCGGCGCCCCCAGCCCTTCCGGGCGATGATCCTTGAACCTGTTTTGCAGCACCGCAGAGATGCTGGCGATGGCGACCTTCGATCCAATCGAAGCCCGGAAGCACGTCTTGAGGAAGCCGTTGGCCTAAGCGCCGCCATCAATCTCAATATCGTTTCCGCCAATGTCGTGAAGATCAACGCTCCCAAGCCTGCAACTCTGTTTGGTGAAGGCAAGGTTGACGAGCTTTCTGGCGCGGTTGCAGCGGAAGAGCTCGATCTTGTGGTCGTTGACCATCCGCTGACGCCTGTTCAGCAGCGCAATCTGGAGCGCCGGCTCGGAACAAAGGTGATCGACCGGACTGGCCTGATCCTTGAAATCTTTGGTGACCGCGCGCGAACCAAAGAAGGCAAGCTGCAGGTCGACCTGGCGCATTTGACCTGGCAGAAGAGCCGGCTCGTTCGGTCCTGGACGCACCTTGAGCGTCAGCGCGGTGGCGCCGGGTTCATGGGTGGCCCAGGTGAAACCCAGATCGAGGCGGACAGACGTCAGATTCAGGATCGCATTCTTGCTCTGCAAAAGCAGCTTGAGGGCGTGCGGCGGACGCGCGACTTGCATCGCAAAAAGCGCAAAAAGATCCCTCAGCCAGTTGTTGCTCTCGTCGGGTATACAAATGCGGGAAAGTCGACCCTTTTCAATCGGATGACGGAATCTGACGTGTTTGCGAAGGACCTTTTGTTCGCAACACTCGATCCGACACTGCGGAAGATCAAGCTGCCGCATGGGCGAGAGGTTATTCTGTCTGACACCGTGGGCTTTATCTCGGATCTACCGACACACCTGGTCGCAGCCTTCCGGGCGACACTGGAGGAGGTGCTTGAAGCAGATCTGATTCTGCACGTGCGGGATATTTCCCACACGGACACCGATGCGCAAGCTGAAGATGTGAAGAAAACCCTGGATGATCTGGGTGTCAGCCAGCAAACCGGCGCCCCGATCGTAGACGTGTGGAACAAGATCGATTGTCTTGATCCATTGTACCGGGAAAAGCTTCTGGATGATCAAGGCGCCGAAGGCCCCATAGCCCTGTCAGCCCTTACAGGCGAGGGTCTCGATCAACTCTATGCGCGCATTGATGCCTTCATCGCCCAGCATGATGACATCTTCACTGTACGTTTGCCGGTCACCGACGGCGCTTTGACCGCCCAGCTTTATCAGGTTGCCGAGGTTCTAGAGCGACAGGATGGAGAGGAATACATCGAAGCCGATGTACGGGTTTCTGACAAGCAGCGCGGCCCCTTCCGGAGTCTCTTTGCAAGCTATCTCGTCAGCGAGTAGTTCACGGCGGGTTGGCTGGTTAGGCTTCTGAAGAAGAGGGCCTTTTTGCGGCCTGCCAGGCGGCTTCCATCTCGTCGAGCGTCATGGCGTCGAGTGTTGTTCCCGTTTGATCGGCATGGGTCTCGATTGCCGCAAAACGCTTGCGAAACTTGTCGTTGGTGCGCTTGAGAGCGGACTCTGGGTCAATCTCGAGATGACGCGCCAGATTGGCGACCGCAAACAGCACGTCGCCCAACTCGCCCTCGATCTTCGACTTGTCGACATCACCGGCTGAAATCTCATCATCCAGTTCGCCGATCTCTTCCCTGATCTTGTCAAGCACGGGGCCGGCAGCGCCCCAGTCAAAACCAACCTTTGAGGCGCGCCGCTGCAGCTTGTCGGCTTCGACAAGTGCCGGAAATACGGCGGGCACGTCGTCCAGATAGGCTCTTTTCCGTTCCTCGATTCCAAGTGCCTCGCGTCGGACTTTGCGTTCGGCTTTCTCTTCAGCCTTGATCTTCTCCCACATGCCCTTCGCCATGCCGGCGGACCGGGCTGCGTCGTCGCCAAAGACATGCGGGTGTCGGCGAATCATCTTTTTGGTGATGCCTTCCACAACGTCGGCGAAGTCGAACTGCTGATCCTCCTCGGCCATACGCGCGTGATAGACCACCTGAAGCAGCAGATCACCCAGCTCCTCGCGCAGGTTTTCCATGTCATTCAGACGAATGGCCTCGGCAACCTCATAAGCTTCTTCGAGCGTATAGGGCGCGATGGTGCTGAAATCCTGCTCCAGATCCCAGGGGCAGCCGGTAACCGGGGTGCGCAGTGCCGCCATGATTTCGATGAGACGGCTTATTTCGCGGGAAGGGGTCATCGGATCGTTCTGAACCTTTGTTGGCAGCGTGGACAAGTCTGGTACTTGAGGCATAAAGACCGGCGCGTTTGCCCGGTCTTTCAGATCTTATCCCCGGATGGATGGATGCCAGAATGTGACGGCCCGTTCGGCCAGCGCGATGAGGCCGTAAAACAGCGATCCAGCGAGCGCGGCCACTGCGATTTCCGCCCAGACCATATCCACGTTCATCCGGCCAACTTCGGTCGATATCCTGAAGCCCATTCCCACGATAGGGGTGCCGAAGAACTCAGCGACGATGGCGCCGATGAGAGCCAGTGTGGAATTGATCTTCAGCGCGTTGAAAATGAAGGGCATCGCCATCGGCAGACGCAGCTTGAACAGGGTCTGCCAATAGTTGGCAGCATAGGTGCGCATGAGGTCGCGTTGCATCGTATCGCTGGCAGCCAGGCCGGAGACAGTGTTCACCAGCATTGGAAAGAACGTCATGATGATGACGACCGCTGCCTTGGAGGGCCAGTCAAAGCCGAACCACATGACCATGATTGGAGCAACGCCGATAATGGGCAGCGCCGAGACGAGATTGCCGACTGGAAGCAAGCCCCGCCGAAGGAACGGCACACGGTCGACCAGGATGGCGATGATGAAACCTGCACCGCAGCCCATGACGTAGCCGATTAGAACGGCCTTCATGAAGGTCTGCTGGAAGTCCGCCCAAAGGATCGGGACAGAGGTGGTGAGGCGAAGCCAGATCTCGGACGGAGCCGGAAGAAGGACCTTGGGAACGCCTGCACCGGTTACGATCAACTGCCACAGGACAAGGATTGTAGCGCCGAAAAGTGCTGGAATGGCCAAGTCGATGAGGCGGTTTATGAGACGGGGCATGCCGTTCCAGTGCGCCAGCCGCTCGATAAAGAGCCAGGCAGCTGCCCAGGTTGCTGCGGTCAAGGCCCAGAACCCAAGCGCGGCATCGCCGACGTGCCTGCTTGCCGTGTCGATCAAGAGCCATGCAGCGGCAGCCGCCACGAGCCCCAGGATCAGATCGCCAAACTGGTTGCGCATGAATCCAAGCTCATAGCGAACGCCGAGGATCGCGAGAAGGACCAGACATACCGCAAGTCTTGGCACTTCAGTGATTGCGAAATCAGGGCTGAAGACGGGACTGAACAGCGCGATCGCGGCCATGGCGATGATGAACCAGGCGAGAAGAGCAGGAATATCAAACCTGCGTTTAGTTGAGACAGTCGTGCTCATTGTCCCATCCCCATGCGTTTCAGGGCGAGTTTCTCCATGAACCCTATGAGGGCGACCAGAGAGCCGGCCAGGAAGGCTGCCATCAGCAGCGCGGACCAGATTTGAACAGTCTGGCCATAGTAGGATCCGGCAAGCAGGCGCGCGCCCAGACCGGCAACAGCGCCGGTGGGCAATTCTCCGACGATTGCACCAACGAGCGAGGCGGCGATGCCTATTTTCATGGATGTAAAGAGATAGGGAACGGCGTAGGGAAAGCGCAGCTTCCAGAACGTCTGCAGCCTTGACGCACTGTAGGTGTGCATCAAGTCCAGATGAATGATCTCAGGTGAGCGCAATCCCTTCACCATGCCGACGGTGACCGGGAAGAACGACAAATAGGTCGAGATCATCGCCTTCGGCAGGAGACCGGAAATGCCTACGGCATTCAGAACCACGATGATCATCGGTGCAATGGCCAGGATCGGAATGGTCTGTGAGGAAATCACCCAGGGCATGAGCGACTTGTCGAGCACCCGTGAATGAACGATGCCGATCGCCAGAAC is a window of Labrenzia sp. CE80 DNA encoding:
- a CDS encoding ABC transporter permease, whose protein sequence is MTDTALSSPRSTNPFAGLMTGTTGPVLVILLAIVGIWYIAAVALNTPFQQGIYERAKQTDIPFTQLVTDTLAQERPVLPAPHQVVEEIYKTTVLKKVTSKRSLVYHTWITLSTTLLGFLIGTTLGIVLAIGIVHSRVLDKSLMPWVISSQTIPILAIAPMIIVVLNAVGISGLLPKAMISTYLSFFPVTVGMVKGLRSPEIIHLDLMHTYSASRLQTFWKLRFPYAVPYLFTSMKIGIAASLVGAIVGELPTGAVAGLGARLLAGSYYGQTVQIWSALLMAAFLAGSLVALIGFMEKLALKRMGMGQ
- the mazG gene encoding nucleoside triphosphate pyrophosphohydrolase encodes the protein MTPSREISRLIEIMAALRTPVTGCPWDLEQDFSTIAPYTLEEAYEVAEAIRLNDMENLREELGDLLLQVVYHARMAEEDQQFDFADVVEGITKKMIRRHPHVFGDDAARSAGMAKGMWEKIKAEEKAERKVRREALGIEERKRAYLDDVPAVFPALVEADKLQRRASKVGFDWGAAGPVLDKIREEIGELDDEISAGDVDKSKIEGELGDVLFAVANLARHLEIDPESALKRTNDKFRKRFAAIETHADQTGTTLDAMTLDEMEAAWQAAKRPSSSEA
- a CDS encoding D-amino-acid transaminase, whose protein sequence is MSRIAYVNGQYVPHKDAAVHVEDRGYQFADGVYEVCEVWRNTIVDMPRHIDRLDRSLKELSIGWPMARSALEFVLREVVRRNRVHDGIVYIQVTRGVSRRDHFFPGEDVVPSVVVTARATSPRAGDAAAEKGISVITYPENRWPRVDIKTVALLPNVLAKQAAKEQGSKEAWYFDCENNVTEGGSTNAWIVTKDGTLVTRPAESGILRGITRAVVLELVEREGISFEERPFSVEEAKEAREAFVTAASTLVMPVVKIDDTILGNGHPGSVATRLRELFHTATDFLAV
- a CDS encoding sigma-54 dependent transcriptional regulator; translation: MAYDILVVDDETDIRELIAGILDDEGYGTRTARDSDSAIAAIKDRRPSLVVLDIWLQGSRLDGLGVLDVIKQTDPDLPVVIISGHGNIETAVSAIKRGAYDYIEKPFKTDRLIHIVDRALEASSLKREVRELRQRSGEATGIIGDSSAANQLRQTIQKVAGTNSRIMITGPSGSGKELTARMIHDLSPRAKSPFVVLNAATITPERMEEELFGVEDGSGSLRKVGAMEEAHGGTLYLDEVGDMPAETQSKILRVLVDQSFTRVGGATKVQVDIRILSSTAKNLEEHISAGLFRQDLYHRLGVVPLRVPGLAERREDVPVLVAHFMEQISTASGIPLRPIGDDAMAVLQTHDWPGNVRQLKNNVERLLILARGEPDSVITADLLPAEVGATLPNLPTTGGGEHLMSVPLREAREIFERDYLQAQIKRFDGNISRTAEFVGMERSALHRKLKTLGLS
- the trkA gene encoding Trk system potassium transporter TrkA, whose amino-acid sequence is MKVVICGAGQVGYGIAERLAAEQNDVSVIDSSPKLINAIGDQLDVRGFVGHGAHPDVLAQAGAEEADMIIAVTLYDEVNMVACQVAHSLFNVPTKVARIRAQSYLQGRWQNLFSRENMPIDVIISPEIEVGEMVLRRLALPGAVETVRFADDQIVTVGIMCEEDCPVIDTPLRQLTELFPDLGAVVVGVYRNNKLFVPKSSDSLLVGDLAYVVARRDQVRRTLGIFGHEEPEASRVVIAGGGNIGLYVARALEKRQSNTRIKLIEASRERAVGIADELKRSVILHGSALDQGILDEADVGAADTMVALTNEDEVNILSSVMAKKLGCRRNLSLLNNPSYPAFAQALGIDAFINPRAVTISKILQHVRRGRIRGVHSLQNGAAEVVEAEALDTSPLVGRPLREIDLPSGIRVGAVFRDGKVLTPNGDLQIISQDRIVIFAVASRVRQVEQMFRVSLEFF
- the hfq gene encoding RNA chaperone Hfq, producing the protein MADRAQNLQDTFLNHVRKQKTPLTIFLINGVKLQGVVTWFDNFCVLLRRDGHSQLVYKHAISTIMPNGPVQLFEPGEETGEKAGS
- the hflX gene encoding GTPase HflX; this translates as MERKSREDGSTPSKSGDDHGVDRRPQPFRAMILEPVLQHRRDAGDGDLRSNRSPEARLEEAVGLSAAINLNIVSANVVKINAPKPATLFGEGKVDELSGAVAAEELDLVVVDHPLTPVQQRNLERRLGTKVIDRTGLILEIFGDRARTKEGKLQVDLAHLTWQKSRLVRSWTHLERQRGGAGFMGGPGETQIEADRRQIQDRILALQKQLEGVRRTRDLHRKKRKKIPQPVVALVGYTNAGKSTLFNRMTESDVFAKDLLFATLDPTLRKIKLPHGREVILSDTVGFISDLPTHLVAAFRATLEEVLEADLILHVRDISHTDTDAQAEDVKKTLDDLGVSQQTGAPIVDVWNKIDCLDPLYREKLLDDQGAEGPIALSALTGEGLDQLYARIDAFIAQHDDIFTVRLPVTDGALTAQLYQVAEVLERQDGEEYIEADVRVSDKQRGPFRSLFASYLVSE
- a CDS encoding ABC transporter permease encodes the protein MSTTVSTKRRFDIPALLAWFIIAMAAIALFSPVFSPDFAITEVPRLAVCLVLLAILGVRYELGFMRNQFGDLILGLVAAAAAWLLIDTASRHVGDAALGFWALTAATWAAAWLFIERLAHWNGMPRLINRLIDLAIPALFGATILVLWQLIVTGAGVPKVLLPAPSEIWLRLTTSVPILWADFQQTFMKAVLIGYVMGCGAGFIIAILVDRVPFLRRGLLPVGNLVSALPIIGVAPIMVMWFGFDWPSKAAVVIIMTFFPMLVNTVSGLAASDTMQRDLMRTYAANYWQTLFKLRLPMAMPFIFNALKINSTLALIGAIVAEFFGTPIVGMGFRISTEVGRMNVDMVWAEIAVAALAGSLFYGLIALAERAVTFWHPSIRG